A stretch of Vibrio maritimus DNA encodes these proteins:
- a CDS encoding class I adenylate cyclase, producing MQAYTQTLIQRLDTLNQQRIERALALMDLQGQRVFQLIPALFHFNHPIIPGFYEAESPCGLFGFEANALQQQFLDDIALALGQPLPEPTENDILGLYTMGSTSSIGQSTSSDLDIWVCISPEMSTKSREKLSNKCLLITDWAKGLGVEANFFLMDEERFRSNISEEMTGDNCGSSQHLLLLDEFYRSAVRLGGQRLLWQIVPPEMEECYEDYVAEMCQKGHINCDEWIDFGRLNRIPAEEYFGSSLWQLYKSIDSPYKSVLKAILLEAYSWEYPHTQLLSIDTKRRFFAHEPDLYGMDAYYLMLEKVTRYLERIGDSTRLDLVRRCFYLKTHEKLSREPGIGSMPWRREALSHMTTKWNWSLEVLQELDDRRNWKVEQVMRVHNDLLDALMLSYRNLIQFARRNDITSAISPQDISILARKLYAAFEVLPGKVTLLNPQISPDLHEPDLTFIEVQEGKSYQSGWYLYKQPLIPHRILGQAPLEHNEYLSKLVAWAFFNGLITESTRLNSVVRDAHIDIDKFYQMVSDLRNTFSLRKRRPSMQALGSPCEISQLAMFINFENDPTKDLSAKASKVDLKNVDILSFGSEGQSLIGSVDLVYRNSWHEVRTLHFEGDTAMLDALKTVLGKMHQDALPPESVDVFCYSKNLRGVLRNTVYQLLAECIELRLKPIDQEKRRRFKALKVANQMYGLFFERRGVSVQKLENSVDFYRSISTNKLQGSPLLMLDREEEYQLPEVVDGFASEGLIQFFFEDTDNGFNIYVLDESNQVEVYHQMRGSKDEMIASVNSFYTSNVDNGGEVSSKLINFNLPQYYQLVHAEEGEPYIIPYRNDGGSPNSRNSKAVNA from the coding sequence TTGCAGGCATACACTCAAACTCTCATCCAAAGGTTAGATACCCTTAACCAGCAGCGTATTGAGCGCGCGCTGGCGCTTATGGATCTCCAAGGACAGCGTGTATTCCAACTGATTCCAGCCCTTTTCCATTTCAATCACCCCATTATCCCTGGCTTCTATGAAGCAGAAAGCCCATGCGGTCTGTTTGGTTTTGAAGCGAATGCTCTACAGCAGCAGTTCCTTGATGACATCGCCTTAGCGCTTGGTCAACCACTCCCTGAGCCGACAGAGAATGACATCCTTGGTCTTTACACCATGGGTAGTACCTCATCGATTGGTCAAAGTACCTCGAGTGACTTGGATATCTGGGTGTGTATTTCACCTGAGATGTCGACCAAGTCTCGTGAGAAACTCAGCAATAAATGCTTGTTGATCACCGACTGGGCCAAAGGGCTAGGGGTGGAAGCGAACTTCTTCTTGATGGATGAGGAGCGTTTTCGCAGCAACATCTCTGAGGAGATGACGGGCGACAACTGTGGCTCCTCACAACACCTGCTATTGCTTGACGAATTCTATCGCTCAGCCGTTAGGCTGGGTGGTCAGCGACTATTGTGGCAAATTGTTCCCCCTGAGATGGAGGAATGCTACGAGGATTATGTCGCTGAAATGTGCCAAAAAGGTCACATCAATTGCGATGAGTGGATCGACTTCGGTCGCTTAAATCGCATCCCAGCGGAAGAGTACTTTGGCTCTAGCCTATGGCAGCTCTATAAGAGTATCGACTCACCGTATAAATCGGTGTTAAAGGCGATCCTACTTGAGGCCTATTCTTGGGAATATCCACATACGCAACTGCTAAGCATCGACACCAAGCGTCGCTTCTTTGCCCATGAGCCTGATCTCTACGGGATGGATGCCTACTACCTGATGCTTGAGAAGGTGACTCGATACCTTGAACGTATCGGAGACTCCACGCGTCTCGACCTTGTTCGCCGCTGTTTCTATCTCAAAACACACGAGAAGCTTTCTCGTGAACCAGGCATTGGCTCTATGCCATGGCGCCGTGAAGCGCTGTCGCACATGACGACAAAATGGAACTGGTCACTTGAGGTATTGCAAGAGCTAGACGATCGCCGTAATTGGAAGGTTGAGCAGGTGATGCGCGTTCACAACGACTTGCTCGATGCGCTCATGCTTAGCTATCGTAACCTTATCCAGTTTGCACGACGCAATGACATTACTTCTGCAATCAGCCCACAAGATATCAGTATCTTGGCGCGTAAGCTGTATGCGGCATTTGAGGTGTTGCCGGGTAAGGTAACTCTGCTCAATCCGCAGATCTCGCCTGACTTACACGAGCCTGACCTTACCTTTATCGAGGTGCAGGAAGGTAAGAGCTATCAATCAGGCTGGTACCTGTACAAGCAACCGTTGATCCCACACCGAATCTTGGGTCAAGCACCACTCGAGCATAACGAGTATCTCAGTAAGCTCGTGGCGTGGGCGTTTTTTAATGGCTTGATCACTGAGTCAACACGACTCAATTCTGTGGTGCGTGATGCTCATATTGATATCGACAAGTTCTATCAAATGGTGAGCGATCTAAGAAACACCTTCTCACTGCGCAAGCGCCGCCCGAGTATGCAGGCGCTTGGTAGCCCGTGTGAAATAAGCCAGTTGGCGATGTTCATCAACTTTGAGAACGACCCAACCAAGGACTTGTCGGCAAAAGCCTCTAAAGTGGACCTCAAAAACGTTGATATCCTGAGTTTTGGTAGCGAAGGGCAGAGCCTCATCGGCTCTGTTGATCTGGTCTATCGCAACTCTTGGCATGAAGTGCGTACCCTTCATTTTGAAGGTGATACCGCTATGCTTGATGCGCTGAAGACGGTGTTGGGTAAGATGCACCAAGATGCGCTGCCGCCAGAGTCTGTCGACGTTTTCTGTTACAGCAAGAACCTTCGTGGTGTGCTGAGAAATACCGTCTACCAACTTCTCGCCGAGTGTATTGAATTGAGATTGAAGCCGATCGACCAAGAGAAGCGTCGTCGTTTCAAAGCACTCAAAGTCGCGAATCAGATGTATGGCTTATTCTTTGAGCGTCGCGGTGTGTCAGTCCAAAAGCTTGAGAACTCGGTGGACTTCTATCGCAGCATCTCGACCAATAAGCTGCAAGGCTCGCCACTGCTCATGCTTGATCGTGAAGAAGAGTATCAGCTTCCAGAAGTGGTCGATGGGTTTGCGAGTGAGGGCTTGATTCAGTTCTTCTTTGAAGACACGGATAACGGCTTCAACATCTATGTGTTGGATGAGTCGAATCAGGTGGAGGTTTACCACCAGATGCGTGGCAGTAAAGATGAGATGATCGCGAGTGTGAACAGCTTCTACACCTCCAATGTGGATAATGGTGGAGAGGTGTCATCGAAACTGATTAACTTTAACCTTCCTCAGTACTACCAGTTAGTGCATGCCGAGGAGGGAGAACCTTACATCATTCCTTATCGTAATGATGGTGGCTCTCCAAACTCGAGAAACTCAAAAGCCGTTAATGCGTAA
- the lysA gene encoding diaminopimelate decarboxylase produces the protein MDYFNYQDDGQLWAENTSLTELAEQYGTPLYVYSRATLERHWNAFDKSVGDHPHLVCYAVKANSNIGVLNALARLGSGFDIVSGGELERVVAAGGDPSKVVFSGVGKTAQEMRRALELGIKCFNVESEPELERLNQVAGEMGVIAPISLRINPDVDANTHPYISTGLRDNKFGIAFDRAPAVYKFAQSLDNLAVHGIDCHIGSQLTDIEPFIDATDRLLALIDQLRADGVDIRHLDVGGGLGVVYRDELPPQPSDYAKALLARLENHPELELIFEPGRAIAANAGVLLTKVEFLKHTEHKNFAIIDAAMNDLMRPALYQAWQDIIPVAPRDGDATTYDLVGPICETGDFIGKDRALVLEPNDLLAVRSAGAYGFVMSSNYNTRPRVAEVMVDGDKAHLVRKRETLESLWELESILPE, from the coding sequence TTGGATTATTTCAACTATCAGGACGATGGCCAGCTTTGGGCCGAGAATACGTCACTTACCGAACTAGCCGAGCAATACGGCACACCACTTTATGTTTATTCGCGCGCGACGCTAGAGCGTCACTGGAATGCGTTTGATAAATCTGTCGGCGATCATCCACACCTTGTGTGCTATGCGGTGAAAGCAAACTCGAACATCGGTGTACTTAATGCACTCGCACGTTTAGGCTCAGGCTTTGATATTGTCTCGGGCGGCGAGCTAGAGCGTGTGGTAGCCGCGGGCGGCGATCCAAGTAAAGTGGTTTTCTCTGGTGTTGGTAAAACGGCACAAGAGATGCGCCGCGCACTAGAGCTGGGTATTAAATGCTTTAACGTCGAGTCTGAACCAGAGCTTGAGCGTCTCAACCAAGTTGCGGGTGAAATGGGCGTGATTGCGCCAATTTCTCTGCGTATTAACCCAGATGTTGACGCCAACACGCACCCTTATATTTCAACCGGTCTTCGTGATAATAAATTCGGTATCGCATTCGACCGTGCCCCTGCAGTGTACAAGTTTGCACAAAGCCTAGACAACCTTGCGGTTCACGGTATTGATTGTCACATCGGCTCGCAGCTAACGGACATTGAACCTTTTATCGATGCGACCGATCGCTTGCTCGCGCTTATCGACCAATTGCGCGCCGACGGTGTGGATATTCGTCACCTTGATGTCGGCGGTGGTCTTGGTGTGGTTTATCGTGACGAACTGCCACCACAACCTTCGGATTATGCTAAAGCGCTACTGGCTCGCTTAGAGAACCATCCTGAGCTTGAGCTTATCTTTGAACCGGGTCGTGCAATTGCCGCGAATGCTGGCGTGCTTCTGACCAAGGTTGAATTCCTAAAACACACTGAGCACAAAAATTTCGCGATTATCGACGCGGCAATGAACGATCTTATGCGTCCTGCGCTGTACCAAGCTTGGCAAGACATCATCCCTGTAGCCCCTCGTGATGGTGACGCGACGACATACGACTTGGTCGGTCCAATTTGTGAAACGGGTGACTTTATCGGTAAAGACCGTGCCTTGGTGCTAGAGCCAAATGATTTGCTGGCTGTGCGCTCAGCGGGTGCCTATGGCTTTGTTATGTCTTCAAACTACAACACTCGCCCGCGCGTGGCGGAAGTGATGGTGGATGGAGATAAGGCACACCTTGTTCGTAAGCGTGAAACACTTGAGAGTCTTTGGGAATTAGAAAGCATTTTGCCGGAGTAA
- a CDS encoding uroporphyrinogen-III synthase: MRVLVTRPETQGAELCKQIERMGGFALHYPLIDISFPTIQAADSAHFCQSDIVIAVSQYAVQGLEHYLNRTSVCAPKQAIYLGVGQKTAHELSKLVQQNVNYPSISDSEHLLALPELAQISGQVVTILRGNGGRELIYEQLTKRGAYVQYLEMYQRQYRSFDKQALEHWQDSKTDTLVVTSGEQLEYLLSQVPESNHDWLRQHQLLVPSERIANLAMTQGFNNVTNTQGASNSTLFAALQRLKTGLNNDEQK; this comes from the coding sequence ATGAGAGTACTGGTAACAAGGCCTGAAACCCAAGGTGCCGAACTCTGTAAACAAATCGAACGTATGGGGGGCTTTGCCCTCCACTATCCTCTTATTGACATTTCTTTTCCCACTATTCAAGCAGCCGACAGTGCGCACTTTTGTCAATCAGACATCGTCATCGCCGTCAGCCAATACGCAGTGCAAGGTCTAGAGCACTACCTCAACCGCACCTCCGTTTGCGCGCCTAAACAGGCTATTTATCTTGGCGTTGGTCAAAAAACCGCACATGAATTAAGCAAACTGGTACAACAAAACGTAAACTATCCCTCGATAAGCGACAGTGAGCACCTGCTCGCTTTGCCAGAGCTTGCACAGATTTCAGGACAAGTCGTGACCATCCTCCGAGGTAATGGCGGGCGTGAACTCATTTACGAGCAGTTGACGAAACGCGGTGCATATGTGCAATATCTGGAAATGTATCAGCGTCAGTATCGCTCGTTCGATAAACAAGCCCTCGAGCACTGGCAAGATAGTAAAACTGACACGTTAGTGGTCACAAGCGGTGAACAACTTGAATATTTGCTGTCTCAAGTACCAGAGTCAAACCATGACTGGTTAAGACAACATCAGCTTTTGGTTCCAAGTGAACGAATCGCTAATCTCGCGATGACACAGGGATTTAATAACGTAACGAACACCCAAGGTGCATCGAACTCTACTCTATTTGCTGCTCTCCAGCGTCTAAAAACAGGACTTAACAATGACGAACAAAAATAA
- a CDS encoding heme biosynthesis protein HemY, whose protein sequence is MIRLIFLFVVLGAGLFVGTQFSGQQGYVLISIADKTIEMSVTTLVVFVIAALAALFLLEYIIKKILYTSVTTFNYFSVRKMRRSRRYTNEGIVKLLEGDWKLAEKKVTRWANYHDMPLLCYLVASEAALGQGDKAKRDHYLDLASQQENSELAVQLTRAKQAVREEEWEVAASTLETLKAEHPSNTIVLSLLKTTYRELGEWQALIDLLPKLNKAKLIDTEEQAELEERAQCGLLEDIASQQGSEGLISHWNKLPRKTRQSTHLVGCFTKQLIARKADAEAFTVIKETLKKQGHDELYTLLPELNLADAHPVVVMLEDVVKKQPDNAKAQSALAQFYFRDEKWPEAQRHFERALSIRPDVSDYAYLADTLEKQNLTKAAGEVSRKALTLIESK, encoded by the coding sequence ATGATTCGATTAATTTTTCTCTTCGTCGTCCTTGGCGCAGGTCTATTTGTTGGTACGCAGTTTTCCGGTCAACAAGGCTATGTGCTGATCTCGATTGCTGATAAGACCATCGAGATGAGTGTCACCACGCTTGTAGTGTTTGTGATCGCTGCGCTTGCAGCACTGTTTCTACTTGAGTACATCATCAAGAAAATTCTCTACACCAGTGTGACCACCTTTAATTACTTTAGTGTGCGCAAAATGCGTCGCTCTCGCCGCTATACCAATGAAGGTATCGTTAAGCTACTAGAGGGTGACTGGAAGCTCGCAGAGAAGAAAGTAACTCGCTGGGCGAATTACCACGACATGCCACTACTGTGTTATCTGGTGGCGTCAGAGGCAGCGTTGGGACAAGGCGATAAAGCAAAGCGTGACCACTACCTAGATCTTGCTTCTCAACAAGAAAACTCTGAGCTGGCCGTGCAGCTTACTCGAGCTAAACAAGCAGTCCGCGAAGAAGAATGGGAAGTCGCAGCGTCGACTCTTGAGACATTAAAAGCTGAACACCCAAGTAACACCATCGTTTTAAGCCTACTGAAGACAACCTATCGCGAACTTGGCGAATGGCAGGCTCTGATTGATCTTCTGCCTAAGCTAAACAAAGCAAAACTCATCGATACTGAAGAGCAAGCGGAATTAGAAGAGCGAGCTCAGTGTGGTCTGCTTGAAGACATCGCTAGCCAGCAAGGCAGTGAAGGCTTAATCAGCCATTGGAATAAACTACCTCGTAAGACACGCCAAAGCACGCACTTAGTCGGATGCTTCACCAAGCAGCTTATCGCTCGTAAGGCAGACGCAGAAGCGTTTACGGTTATCAAAGAGACGCTCAAGAAGCAGGGGCATGACGAGCTGTATACGTTGCTACCAGAACTTAACCTAGCAGACGCGCATCCCGTTGTTGTGATGCTCGAAGATGTCGTGAAGAAGCAACCAGATAATGCAAAAGCACAAAGCGCATTAGCACAGTTCTATTTCCGTGATGAAAAATGGCCAGAAGCACAGCGTCATTTCGAGCGTGCGTTATCTATCCGCCCAGATGTC
- the dapF gene encoding diaminopimelate epimerase, which translates to MHFHFSKMHGLGNDFMVVDCITQNVFFSPELIRRLADRHTGVGFDQLLIVEAPYDPETDFHYRIFNADGSEVEQCGNGARCFARFVQMKGLTNKYSISVSTKKGKMVLKLEENDLVTVNMGQPEFEPNKIPFKAKQKEKTYILRAGDHTLFCGAVSMGNPHVVTVVDDTETADVDTLGPLLESHERFPERVNAGFMQVLSRGEVNLRVYERGAGETQACGSGACGAVAVGIVQGLLDETVKVHLPGGDLKISWKGPGHPLYMTGAAAHVFDGQISC; encoded by the coding sequence ATGCACTTCCACTTTTCTAAAATGCACGGTCTGGGCAACGACTTTATGGTTGTTGATTGTATTACCCAGAACGTTTTCTTTTCGCCTGAGCTTATCCGCCGTTTAGCAGATAGGCATACTGGTGTTGGTTTTGACCAATTACTGATTGTTGAAGCTCCATACGATCCAGAGACGGATTTTCATTACCGCATCTTCAATGCTGACGGTAGTGAGGTTGAGCAATGTGGTAACGGCGCGCGCTGCTTTGCTCGCTTTGTGCAGATGAAAGGGCTGACCAACAAGTACAGCATCAGTGTCAGTACCAAGAAAGGCAAAATGGTTCTTAAGTTGGAAGAGAACGATCTCGTGACGGTCAATATGGGCCAGCCGGAGTTCGAGCCAAACAAGATCCCATTTAAGGCGAAGCAGAAAGAGAAGACCTATATTCTGCGTGCTGGTGACCATACCTTGTTCTGTGGGGCAGTGAGTATGGGCAATCCGCATGTAGTGACGGTTGTTGATGATACAGAAACCGCAGACGTGGACACATTAGGCCCTCTGTTAGAGTCGCACGAGCGCTTTCCAGAGCGCGTAAACGCGGGCTTTATGCAAGTGCTGAGTCGCGGTGAAGTTAACCTTCGTGTTTATGAGCGCGGCGCGGGCGAAACACAAGCGTGTGGAAGTGGTGCTTGTGGCGCGGTTGCAGTTGGCATTGTGCAAGGTCTATTAGATGAAACCGTAAAAGTGCATCTGCCAGGTGGTGACCTTAAAATCAGTTGGAAGGGGCCGGGTCATCCGCTCTATATGACTGGCGCGGCGGCTCACGTTTTCGATGGGCAGATTTCTTGTTAG
- a CDS encoding uroporphyrinogen-III C-methyltransferase: MTNKNKDEQIQSEDKQDVTTLAPENTQESIEPEAPASEAESSQPKSPEFEEKQGKRGVKLGTAAIILALLLGGGMTFMMQKQAGDYEARIARLEAQIKASQSSLSSEMQQVQADTLEQAKTMTHKAEVVLGQQKKSIESLQLAVADVKGRRPNDWLLAEADYLVKLAGRKLFLEHDVVSATRLMESADQRIAALNDPSLVSLRQSMANDITKLRTVPLIDRDGLVLRLTSLQRQVDQLPLANAILPDAPAVEKRQVSQDIYDWQDNLMTSLKDFSENFITFRSRDGNVIPLLSPEQHFYLRENIKSKIETAIRATYEEQGEIYKMSLETAEEWSESFFDMDNNSVKEFNAALGKLSQQNIQVDYPVKLETQAKLSDVISERLRREVTTIITEEK, from the coding sequence ATGACGAACAAAAATAAAGACGAGCAAATCCAGTCGGAAGACAAACAAGACGTTACTACTCTAGCCCCAGAGAACACCCAAGAATCGATCGAGCCTGAAGCGCCAGCATCGGAAGCAGAAAGCTCGCAACCTAAATCACCTGAATTTGAAGAAAAGCAGGGTAAGCGCGGCGTGAAGCTCGGTACCGCAGCCATTATCCTTGCACTGCTGCTTGGTGGTGGCATGACGTTCATGATGCAAAAGCAAGCGGGCGATTATGAAGCTCGCATTGCAAGGCTTGAAGCACAGATTAAAGCATCACAAAGCTCATTGAGTTCTGAGATGCAGCAGGTTCAGGCAGATACGCTGGAACAAGCAAAAACCATGACCCACAAAGCCGAAGTCGTGCTTGGCCAGCAGAAAAAGAGCATTGAAAGCCTGCAACTTGCCGTGGCGGATGTAAAAGGTCGCCGTCCTAATGACTGGCTGTTAGCAGAAGCGGATTACCTGGTTAAACTGGCGGGCCGCAAACTGTTTTTGGAGCATGATGTCGTCAGTGCGACACGCTTGATGGAAAGTGCGGACCAACGTATCGCTGCGCTAAACGACCCAAGCCTTGTATCCCTACGTCAATCCATGGCAAACGACATTACTAAGCTTCGTACCGTGCCTTTGATTGACCGTGACGGGCTAGTACTACGCTTAACCTCACTGCAGCGCCAAGTCGACCAACTTCCGCTGGCTAATGCGATCCTTCCTGATGCCCCTGCTGTTGAGAAGCGCCAAGTATCGCAAGACATCTATGACTGGCAAGACAACCTAATGACATCACTGAAGGATTTCTCAGAAAACTTCATTACCTTCCGCAGCCGCGACGGGAATGTGATTCCGCTATTGTCTCCTGAGCAGCACTTCTATTTGAGAGAAAACATCAAGTCTAAAATCGAGACCGCGATTCGTGCGACCTACGAGGAGCAAGGTGAGATCTACAAGATGTCGCTAGAGACGGCTGAAGAGTGGTCAGAATCCTTCTTCGATATGGATAACAATAGCGTCAAAGAGTTTAACGCTGCACTTGGCAAGCTTAGTCAACAAAACATTCAGGTCGACTATCCAGTTAAGCTAGAAACGCAAGCGAAGCTGTCTGACGTGATCAGCGAGCGTTTACGCCGTGAAGTCACTACCATCATCACGGAGGAGAAATAA
- the lptM gene encoding LPS translocon maturation chaperone LptM, producing MKKTITAIFMLVVVGLAGCGQMGPLYLPAEEAPANEQAQ from the coding sequence ATGAAAAAGACGATTACGGCAATTTTTATGCTCGTTGTGGTTGGACTTGCGGGATGCGGCCAAATGGGTCCACTTTATCTTCCTGCAGAAGAAGCGCCAGCAAACGAGCAAGCACAATAA
- the cyaY gene encoding iron donor protein CyaY, with protein sequence MNDTEFHQLVDEQMQNIEEAIDDSGADIDYEVTGNVMTLEFEDRSQIIINRQEPMHEIWLASKSGGFHFKLIEGKWTCSKTQLELMAMVKEECEKHAGESIDWV encoded by the coding sequence ATGAACGACACGGAATTTCACCAATTAGTCGATGAGCAGATGCAAAACATCGAAGAGGCGATTGACGATTCAGGTGCAGATATCGATTACGAAGTGACAGGCAACGTCATGACGCTAGAATTTGAAGACCGCAGTCAAATCATCATTAACCGCCAAGAGCCTATGCATGAGATTTGGCTAGCGTCTAAATCAGGTGGTTTCCACTTCAAATTGATTGAAGGCAAATGGACATGCTCAAAGACTCAGCTTGAGCTGATGGCGATGGTAAAAGAAGAGTGTGAAAAGCATGCCGGCGAATCTATCGACTGGGTCTAA
- a CDS encoding DUF484 family protein, with amino-acid sequence MSEFEASHLTAEVVAEYLSDHPDFFKGRESLVESLSLPHQQQGAVSLVGIQLQRQRERIEALEEEITALMSLAARNDKTFYEFMSLQENLLKCHDLQSVISAIKQTAAGLNLRGYLKLIDSDDSADPLSLESWQRFTTNHLNGKDAYLGRLRQADRTMLFTEQQIADGHVPELGSYVVLPLKRKFAQGLLIFSSEDGGHFQPDMDTLFLRHLALVVSYLCEHLDWQVQEEDNVRPSHA; translated from the coding sequence TTGTCTGAGTTTGAAGCAAGCCACCTAACAGCAGAAGTGGTAGCCGAGTATCTTTCTGATCATCCAGATTTTTTTAAGGGTAGAGAATCACTAGTAGAATCCCTTTCCCTCCCGCACCAACAGCAAGGCGCCGTGTCCTTGGTTGGTATTCAGTTGCAACGACAGCGTGAGCGTATTGAGGCGCTTGAGGAAGAGATCACCGCATTGATGTCTCTGGCTGCTCGCAACGATAAAACCTTCTATGAGTTCATGTCGCTGCAAGAGAACCTCTTGAAGTGCCATGATCTACAAAGCGTCATATCCGCCATTAAGCAAACGGCAGCGGGTCTTAACCTGCGTGGCTACCTAAAGCTTATCGACAGCGATGACAGTGCCGATCCACTCTCACTTGAGAGTTGGCAGCGTTTCACCACTAACCATTTGAATGGCAAAGACGCTTATCTTGGTCGCCTGCGTCAGGCCGATCGTACTATGCTGTTTACTGAGCAGCAGATTGCCGATGGTCACGTGCCAGAGCTCGGCTCATATGTGGTGCTGCCTCTTAAGCGTAAGTTCGCGCAAGGATTGCTGATCTTCTCAAGTGAAGATGGTGGTCACTTCCAACCGGATATGGATACCCTGTTTTTACGCCATCTCGCGCTGGTGGTTTCCTATCTTTGTGAGCACCTCGATTGGCAGGTGCAAGAGGAAGACAATGTCAGACCAAGCCACGCCTAA
- the hemC gene encoding hydroxymethylbilane synthase, translating into MTQTQPIRIATRKSPLALWQAHYVKDALIAAHPGLEVELVTMVTKGDVILDTPLAKVGGKGLFVKELEVAMLEGRADLAVHSMKDVPVDFPEGLGLVTICEREDPRDAFVSNTYASISELPQGAVVGTCSLRRQCQLKEQRPDLIIKELRGNVGTRLGKLDNGEYDAIILAAAGLKRLELESRIRSFIEPEESLPAVGQGAVGIECRLDDERLIKLLEPLNHAETADRVRCERAMNLTLEGGCQVPIGSYSLIDGDYIWLRALVGEPDGSKIIRGEIQGSRKDAEALGVQLANQLLNDGAKEILEKLYQDHE; encoded by the coding sequence ATGACACAGACTCAGCCAATTCGAATTGCCACCCGAAAAAGCCCACTTGCTTTGTGGCAGGCTCACTATGTAAAAGATGCCCTGATTGCTGCGCACCCAGGACTCGAGGTTGAGTTGGTGACAATGGTGACCAAAGGTGATGTCATTTTAGATACCCCACTTGCCAAGGTTGGCGGTAAAGGACTTTTCGTAAAAGAGCTCGAAGTGGCGATGCTTGAAGGTCGTGCTGACCTCGCGGTTCACTCGATGAAAGATGTGCCTGTCGACTTTCCTGAGGGGCTTGGTCTAGTCACTATCTGTGAGCGCGAAGACCCGCGCGACGCATTTGTCTCTAATACCTATGCGAGCATTAGCGAACTACCACAAGGCGCTGTCGTGGGCACGTGTAGCTTGCGCAGACAATGCCAGCTAAAAGAGCAGCGCCCAGACCTCATCATCAAGGAGCTACGAGGCAATGTCGGCACCCGTCTAGGCAAACTCGACAACGGTGAGTACGACGCCATAATTCTCGCCGCAGCAGGTCTTAAGCGCTTAGAGCTTGAGTCTCGCATTCGCAGCTTTATCGAGCCAGAAGAATCGCTACCTGCCGTTGGTCAAGGTGCAGTTGGCATTGAGTGCCGCCTCGATGATGAGCGCCTTATCAAGCTACTTGAGCCTTTGAACCATGCAGAAACGGCAGACCGCGTACGCTGCGAGCGCGCAATGAACCTAACTCTTGAAGGTGGCTGCCAGGTTCCAATCGGCAGCTATTCTTTAATTGATGGCGACTACATCTGGCTACGCGCTTTAGTGGGTGAACCCGATGGTAGCAAAATCATTCGCGGTGAAATCCAAGGTAGTCGCAAAGATGCCGAAGCGTTAGGTGTGCAACTTGCTAACCAGCTCCTAAACGACGGCGCAAAAGAAATTCTAGAGAAACTCTATCAAGATCACGAGTAA